From Heliomicrobium modesticaldum Ice1, a single genomic window includes:
- a CDS encoding FMN-binding glutamate synthase family protein, with protein sequence MTFSKLNRSTATMTKARTPDSVVPFSGLCATCLDGCPGLCEVGKSAYRAKETLYPQPFGTTTSASEKDYPVDLSHFNIMGTAVGAKGIEADSDKAIFPAVNIETEIGSEHKIKLKNPIVIAGMGSTNVAANNWDHLAAGAAISGVAIVIGENICGMDPHVEIKDGKVVHSPALKARVKAFQNWYNGYGCIAVQANVEDTGLGVQEYALEKLGVTAVELKWGQGAKDIGGEVKLNTLERAMQLKNRGYIVLPNPLEADVQAAFKAGAFKEFERHSRIGMVTRESFMARVDELRAKGAKHIFLKTGAYRAADLARAVKFASDAKLDLLTVDGAGGGTGMSPWRMMNEWGLPTVYIQALLVKYLDKLAAKGAYIPPVAIAGGFTLEDQMFKGFALGAPYIKAIGMARSPLTAAMVGKTIGNQIKEGKLAGEAAKYGDTLEKVFMLTSDVKKMTGDRFEELPVGAIGVYSYFERLAQGLKQFMCGARKFSLEHITRDDLCALTREAAEITGIKYIMDHDAEEAEAILEG encoded by the coding sequence ATGACCTTCAGCAAACTCAATCGAAGCACAGCCACCATGACCAAGGCTCGCACCCCTGACAGCGTCGTCCCCTTCTCGGGCCTCTGCGCCACCTGCCTGGACGGGTGCCCCGGTCTCTGCGAGGTAGGCAAGTCCGCCTATCGCGCCAAAGAGACGCTCTATCCCCAGCCTTTTGGCACCACCACTTCTGCTTCTGAAAAAGATTATCCCGTCGACCTGTCCCACTTTAACATCATGGGAACAGCCGTCGGCGCTAAGGGCATTGAAGCCGACTCGGACAAGGCCATCTTCCCCGCTGTCAACATTGAGACGGAAATCGGCAGTGAACATAAAATCAAGCTGAAGAATCCCATCGTCATCGCCGGCATGGGCTCAACCAACGTGGCCGCCAACAACTGGGACCACCTGGCCGCCGGCGCCGCCATCTCCGGCGTGGCCATCGTCATCGGTGAAAATATCTGCGGCATGGACCCCCATGTGGAGATCAAAGACGGCAAGGTTGTCCATTCTCCTGCACTAAAAGCCCGCGTCAAGGCTTTCCAGAACTGGTACAACGGCTACGGGTGCATTGCTGTCCAAGCCAACGTGGAAGACACCGGCCTGGGCGTTCAGGAGTACGCCCTCGAAAAGCTCGGCGTCACCGCAGTGGAGTTGAAGTGGGGCCAGGGCGCGAAAGACATTGGCGGCGAAGTGAAACTGAACACGCTGGAACGGGCCATGCAGCTGAAAAACCGCGGTTACATCGTGTTGCCAAACCCCCTCGAAGCGGATGTGCAGGCGGCCTTTAAGGCGGGTGCCTTCAAAGAGTTCGAGCGCCACTCCCGCATCGGCATGGTCACGCGCGAATCCTTCATGGCCCGCGTCGATGAGCTGCGCGCCAAAGGGGCAAAACACATCTTCCTCAAGACAGGCGCTTACCGTGCCGCCGACCTGGCCCGGGCCGTCAAGTTCGCCTCTGACGCCAAGCTCGACCTGCTCACCGTCGACGGCGCCGGCGGCGGCACCGGCATGAGCCCCTGGCGGATGATGAACGAATGGGGACTGCCCACCGTCTATATCCAGGCCCTGCTCGTCAAGTACCTCGACAAGCTGGCAGCCAAAGGCGCTTACATTCCGCCTGTCGCCATCGCCGGCGGCTTCACCCTGGAAGACCAGATGTTCAAAGGCTTCGCCCTTGGCGCTCCCTACATCAAAGCCATCGGCATGGCCCGTTCACCCCTGACGGCGGCCATGGTCGGCAAGACTATCGGCAACCAAATCAAAGAAGGCAAGCTCGCCGGCGAAGCCGCCAAGTATGGCGACACGCTGGAGAAAGTCTTCATGCTCACCTCGGACGTGAAGAAAATGACAGGCGATCGCTTCGAAGAGCTTCCTGTCGGCGCCATCGGCGTCTACAGCTACTTCGAGCGCCTGGCCCAGGGCCTCAAGCAGTTCATGTGCGGCGCCCGCAAATTCTCCCTCGAACACATCACCCGCGACGACCTCTGCGCTCTCACCCGCGAGGCGGCCGAAATCACCGGGATCAAGTACATCATGGATCATGACGCCGAAGAGGCGGAGGCCATTCTGGAAGGTTAA